In Alcaligenes faecalis, the sequence TTTAATTCGGATGTATTTTCAACATGCGTGCCGCCGCAGGGATATTGCCCCAGGCAGCCAATCGCTACCTGGCGGCGTCCTTCCTGAAAACTGATGGAAATGGGCTGGGCCAATTGAATCTGCTCGGCACAGCGATTCGATAAATCATCCAGGAAAGGAGGCAGGGCATTTTTGGGGTTGCGAAAGATCACACGTGACTCGCCCCGCCAGTGGTGCGCCTTTACCGCCTGCCAGCCTATGCGCTCAACCAGATGACCAATCATGTGACCTGCCGTGTGCAGGCGGGCGTGTTCCAGCCGATGGGCACGATCAATATGCAGTTCTACGGGCCCCAGAGGCAGGCGCACATGCAGGTAGTGCAGCACATGGCCATCACGGTTTTGAGCCACATGCAGGACCTCATGCCCATTTATCGTGCCTTTGTCGCAAGGCTGGCCCCCGCCTTGGGGGTGAAATAAGGTTTTATCCAGCCTGATAGCATAGCGTTCATTTTCGGAGTGATAACACTCCAGGATTTCCGCTATGCAGGTAAGGCTATTGCTAGTCAAATATAATTTATCTTGCATTTTATTACCTGTAGGTTGGTTTTAAGGCATTGTAGGCATAGTGGGCAGTCCTGATAATTGCAATTCATTGAAATAATTTATTCCCTATGAGCACAAATAATCTCACTTCCCTGATGAGCGATATGGTGGTTTTTGTCAAAGTGGTGGAGACAGGCAGTTTTTCTGAAGCCTCTCGCCAACTTGGCTATACCCCGTCGGCAGTCAGCCGTTCCATTGCGCGTCTGGAGAAAGGCCTGGGGACGCGGGTATTGCAGCGCACGACGCGCAAGTTGCGCTTAAGCGATAGTGGTCAGGCGATTTACGAGCATGCCCGTGACATGCTGTCCTGCGCCCAGGCCGCGATGGAGATCTCGGGGCAGTTCCAGACCGAGCCGGAGGGGCAGATTCGTTTGAGTGTCCCCAAGGCCGTGGGGCATTTTCTGATCCATCCGCATATGCCGGATTTCCTGGCGGCGCACCCCAAAGTGAATGTGCTGATGAATCTGGATGATCGCTACGCAGACTTGATTGACGATCAACTGGATCTGGCGATACGCATCACGGATCAGCCACCACCCGGTTTGATGGGCCGTCATCTGACTGATATTCGGCATGGACTGTACGCCAGCCCGGCGTATCTGGCCGAGCACAGCCTGCCCGTGCATCCTCAGCAGTTGCGTGAACATAGCTGCATCTATCTGGGCGAGGCGCCCAGCGATTCACGCTGGCGCTTCAATAAAGGCGGGCGGGTGCTGAATGTGTCGGTTAGCGGGCGGTATGCTGCCAACCATACGGGCGTGCGTCTGGATGCGGTAGAGCGGGGTTTGGGGATAGGCAGTTTGCCCTGCTTTGTGGCCAAGGAGCCGGAGCAGGAAGGGCGTATTGTGCGTGTGCTGGCCGACTGGGAGTTCCGCACTCAGTATTGCGGTGCCTTGTGGGCCTTGTATCCGCCCACCCGCCATTTGCCTCCCAAACTGCGTTTGTTCGTGGAGTTTCTGGCGGGGCGCCTGGGAGGCAGCCGGACGGATGTGCTCAGGATGCCGTTTTAACGTGAGTCGTCGGAATGGATGTGCAAGGCTTCCAGAAAGCGCGACACCATATTGTAGGTAGCGATGGTGGCGGTCAGCTCAACCGTCAGTCGTTCATCGAAATACTGGCGTACGTCCTGAAAAACGGTGGGCTCCACTTGCACATTCAGGGTCATGGCATCGGTGTAGGCCAGCACAGCGCACTGGATGGGCGTGAACACATCCGAGTCCTGCCAGTCGGGCAGGGCATCCAGCTGGGCCTGGCTCAGGCCTTCTGCCAGCGCGATAGGGGCATGTTGATCAGCCTCGTAAGGGGCGCGGTTCAATAGGGCGACGCGCATGATGACCAGCTCGCGCAGATCTCCCGGCAGGCTGCTGTTGTGGCGTATGCCGGTCAGGTGATTCAGCCAGCCTTGCGCAATGGGTGGACTGTGCAGCAGCATCTGGTACAGGTGCAGGACGCTGCCACGCTCGGCAATGATCTGTTCTACCAATGGGGCAGCATCGGGGGCTGTCAGGTCAGCATAGGGTAGGCGGGCCATGATTCTCCTTTATGTAAGCGGTCTGCTTGCGGCGGGCTTGCCGCAGGGCAATCCGCAGAGCGTTTCTTGATAGGCGCAGCGCATGCTGATGGCCTGTGCGACGCTCTGCAAGACGGGTTTAACGGGGCAGGATGTGCTCTATGGTTTGCGTCAGTCGTTTCACGATTTCGTGAATGTCGGACTCGGTGCAGATAAAGGGCGGTGCCAGCAAAATATGGTCGCCATGAACCCCATCTATTGTGCCCCCCATAGGGTAGAGCATCAAACCTTGGGAAAATGCATGCTGCTTGATCTTGGCGTGGGTTTTCAGGCCAGGGTCCAGCGCTTGCTTGCTGGCCTTGTCTTGTACCAGTTCGACGCCGACAAACAGACCACGGCCGCGTATATTACCCACATTGGGATGGCTGTCCAAAGCCTGATGCAGTTCCCGACGCAATTGCTCGCCGCGTTGACGGACGTTTTCCAGCAACTGGTCTTGCTCAATCACTTGTTGCACGGCCAAAGCGCCGGCGCAGGCCGTGGCGTGACCCATATAGGTATGGCCGTGCTGGAAAAAGCCCGAGCCATTCAGGATGGCCTGATAAATCCGGTCGCTGGCCAGCATCGCGCCAATAGGCTGATAGCCAGCTCCCAGACCCTTGGCAATGGCCATGATGTCCGGCACCACACCGTCCTCCTCGCAGGCAAACAGATAGCCGGTGCGCCCCATGCCGGACATGACCTCATCCAGAATCAGCAGCACACCGTGCTTGTCGCAGACCTGGCGGATTTTCTTCCAGTAGTCGCCTACCGGAGCCAAGGCACCCGCGGTTGCACCCACCACAGTTTCCCCGACAAAGGCAGCCACATTCTGGGGACCCAGGCTTTGAATCATGTCGTCCAATTCCTGGGCCAGGCGGTCGGCATATTGCTCGGCGCTTTCGTCGCTGCGCTGATCGCGGTAGGGATAGCAGGGCGAGACATGCTGGGCTGGAGCTAGCAAAGGCAGAAACGGTTTGCGGCGCCACTCATTGCCGCCAATGGCCAGGGCACCCAGCGTATTGCCGTGATAGCTCTGACGACGTGCGATGAAAATATGTCGCTCGGGCTGGCCAATTTCCACAAAATATTGCCGCGCCAGCTTCAGGCTGGCTTCCACGGCCTCGGAACCACCGGATAGAAAGTACACATGGTCCAGATCACCGGGGGATCGGCTGGTCAGAAAATCTGCCAGATCCTCGGCGGCCTGGCTGCTGAAAAAGGAGGTGTGGGCGTAGGCAAGCTGGTCCAGCTGCTGCTTGATGGCAGCGATCACGACGGGGTGGCTATGGCCCAGGCAGGACACAGCCGCGCCACCACTGGCGTCTATATAGGCCTTGCCATTGCTGTCCACAATGTGGATGCCATCGCCTTCGACGGCGTAGGGCAAGGTTTGTTTGGGGTTGCGATGAAAGACGTGTGTCATGGCGCAGATCCGGAAAGTAGGCCCGAAAAGATTTTCAACGTATGTTGAATATATAATAATACTTTCAACAAATAAATCATCACTGGCTTGTCGGAGCAGGTGGATAAAGGCCTCACTGTTGCGCCCAGACTGCATTTGCGCCCGATATATACTTGGTGTCCCCTTTTGAAGCGTGTTGGCCCATGAACTCCTTGAGCACCCTGACCGAGCGTATCCAGGCAGCGTTTGCCACCATGTCGCCGCAGTTCCAGCAAAGCGCACGCTATGTGCTTGATCACGCGGATCAGGTGCCCTTGATGTCCATGCGGCAGTTGGCTGCGCAGGCACAGGTGCAGCCTGCGACCTTGCTGCGCTTTGCCCAGTCTTTGGGCTTTGGCGGTTGGGCAGAATTCAAGGCCGTGTTCACCCAGGCCCTGCATGGTCAGGGCGTCCGGCGCTATGCCGATCAGGCTAGGGCGGTGGTGCGTAATCGAAACAAGGAAGATCGTCTGGCGCAGACGCTGACCGCGCAAATGGATAATCTGGCGCTGCTGCGCGAGGTGAACGAAGCGCGTCTCCCCCAGGCTGTGGAACTGCTGAACAAGGCCAAGCGGGTGTTTGTCGCCGGGTTTCGAGCCTCGTTTGCCCCCGCTTTTTCCTTTCATTACCAGTACCGTCTGTTCCGGCCCTCGATTGGCTTGTTGCGTGGCGAGTCCGGCACTCTGGATATGGATTTGCGGGCGCTGCAAAAGGGCGATGTGCTGGTTCTGTTCGGTTTTGCACCGTACTCGCAGGAAGCCGTGCTGGCGCATGGAGCGGCCAGACAGGCAGATGCACAAATTCTGGCGATTTGCGACAGCTTGCTTGCCCCTATTGCGCAGCAGGCAGATGCCACATTATTGTTTGGAACCGACAGTCCGTCTTTTTTCCCTTCTCTGGTTGCTGCACAGGCGCTGGTGGAGGTCTTGCTGGAGCAGGTTCTGGCCAAGGCGGGCAGTCGTGCTGTCAGCGGTATTGAGTTGGTTGAAAATCAATTGCACCAGTCCGGTGCCTACTGGAAATAGACGCAATGGCTAAGTTGTCCTATCTGGAGTTAAGTGGTGGTCCCAAAGAAATTGGCCATTCTTTGGGACGTTTCGGAGCCCCCGCAGTGCATGCCTATTTGCTGAACTCAGCAGCATGGCAAGGCATCATGCAATCGAAGGGGACGGCGGTAGCCAGCCAGCTGGCTCAGTACACCGAGCGCTATTTCCCCCGAATATGGACCGAGCTCCAGGGCCTGGCATTGGGCCTGGAGCTCCCCTTTGAAGACGTTTTCCTGTGGAATTGCCGGGGCGACTTGTGGGCCATGGCGCCCGATGGTTGCACTACCGTGCAAATGCCCGCCCAAGGCGAACCTCGTCTGGTGCATAACGAAGATGGTGATCCAGGGTTTGCCGGTTACTGCGGGGTGGCCAAATTCATCCCCGACAGCGGCATGTCCTTTGTCTCCTTTCTTTACCCTGCCTCCTTGCCCGGTCACAGCTTTGCCGTGACCCAGGCCGGTTTGGCCATGACCGTGAATAATGTGCGGGCCCGTCACGTGGCCCCCGGTGTGCCGCGCATGGTCCTGACCCGCGCCATGCTGGATCAGCCCGATCTGGATCAGGCGGTAGGCATCTTGCAGGATCACCCACGTTCCGGGGCGTTCCACTTGAGTCTGGCCCAGCGTGGCGATCCGCGCTTGCTGAGCGTGGAATTCAGTGCCGAGGCCGTGTCCGTGCAGACGATCGAGCAGAACCGTTTGCATGCCAACCATGCCTTGCACCCGTCCATGCAGGGATTTGAGCAGCGCATTACCCGTTCGTCCGAGCTGCGACAGGAGCGTGGGGATGAGTTGCTGGCGCAAGCCGGAGCCGAGCTGGATCCTTTGAAGGTGCTGGCAGATCAGCACCATGCGGAGTTTCCGATCTGGCGTTGTGATCCGGCCGATAGTGACGCGGAAAATACCTTGGCGACCGTCGATATCCAGGTGGGTAGCCTGTCCTTGAAATGGCAGGTGTACGAAGATCCTACGGATCAGCCTGCGCTGAAGTTTGCGGATATCACTCGTATTGATCCTGCCTGAAAATAAATAGGGCCCTGCCAAGCAGGGCCCTATTCTTATAGTCGCTGTCGCTTCGCAGCGATGCGGGCTATCAGTCCTTTTTCTGCTCGTGTCGCTTGGGTTCCCACAGCACGTCAGAGCGGCCTGCATGGCGGTTCAAGGTACGCGCCAGCACAAACAACAAATCCGACAAGCGGTTCAGATACAAGCGCGGGCCATCCTGCGGCAAAGACTCTGATGGCACCGCCACGACGCTGCGTTCAGCCCGTCGCGCCACACAACGCAGCACATGCGTTTGCGCTGCGGCGGGGCTGCCACCGGGCAAAATAAACTCTTTGAGTATGCCCAAAGGCTCGTTGTAGTGACGAATCGCCTGGTCCAGACGTTCCACATGCGTGCTGCCTATGACCTGATGGCCAGGAATGCACAGCTCAGCCCCCATATCGAACAAGTCGTGCTGGATGTCAGACAGCAGGGTATCGATGGCCTCGGGCAGCGCCATGCTGCGCAGAACACCAATATGGCTGTTCAGCTCATCCACATCGCCCAGGGCGTGAATCAGGGGAGCGGTTTTGGGCAGGCGGCTGCCATCGCCCAAACCCGTCGTACCATCGTCGCCGGTGCGGGTACTGATAATGGAAAGTCGTGTGGACATAATGGAGTCTTAGTTGTCGACAGGGGTAGGGGTGCCCTGGGCCATATTGACCAGGGCATCACCAGTGACGCGTACTACGCGCCAGTCTTCCAGCACCTGAGCGCCCTGATACTTGTAGAAGTCGATGGCGTTCTGGTTCCAGTCCAGCACCACCCATTCCAGACGACCACAGCCCTGGGCCACAGCCATTTGAGCCAGATGGCGCAGGGCAGCCGCGCCCAGACCGTGCTTGCGGTGGGCCGGGTCTATATACAAATCCTCCAGATAGATGCCGCGGCGATCCAGGAAGCTGGAGTAGTTGTAAAACCACATAATGTAAGAAATTGGTGTCTCGGGCTGATCTTCAGGCGTGATCACCAGACAGTAGGCGCTGGGCTCATCAGAGAAGAAGCTGTTGCGCAGCGACTCGGCGCTGGCCTTGAAAATATGCTCCAGTTTCTCAAAGGCGGCCATATCGCGCATCAGGCCCAAAATGGCCGGAATGTCTGCGGGGGTGGCTGGACGCAGCACATACCCTTTAATAAATTCGCTCATGCTTTTGCAAAGGTTTAGCGTTATGCTTGATCGGAAACAGACGCATCAGGCGTCCGAAAATAGGCATTATGAGCTAATTGTCTGGCTCTGCCCAATTTGCAGGAGTGAAAAATGACGTGGACGAAACGAAGCGCAGCTTTGGCCTTGGGGACTTTGGGTGTGGTGGCTGGCTCGGCTTATGTCGTGGTCGCCCAGGCTCAGGAAGCCAGTGCTTCGGGTGAAGTGCGCCGACTGGATGCCGAGGCCGGTAAAATTACCATCAAGCATGGTGAGATCAGCGACCTGGAGCTGCCCGCCATGACATTGGTGTACAAAATTGATCCCGCCTTGCTGGCCAATATCAAACCGGGCGACAAGGTGAAATTCACCGCCAAGCGCGACGGTGGCGAATACGTGGTTACCAAGATCAGCAAATAAGGCGGATTCAGCAAGTGGAAAAAACCGGGTTCGCCCGGTTTTTTTTATGTCCTGTGCAGGGGAGCCGTCAGTATGCTCTGGTCGGCGGAATTGTTTGGCGATCTGACGATCAGCAAGCTTGATTCGTTTTGCCAAGTCGGAGCTTGTTGAAAACCTGGCTGTGGTCGCCTGCTTGGTACGGTGTTGGTTCTTACCCGACCAAGAATGGAAAAAGGGGCAGAAAAATCTGCCCCTTTTTCGTGTCCGGCAATAAGCGGAACAAGCGTTGGATCTAGTGCTGAACTTACAGCACGTAGCGTGCCAGATCCTGGCTGGCTGCAGTTTCCTGCAGCTGCTTGTTCACGTAGTCCGCATCAATGACCACGCTTTGTTCACCGTGGCTGCCAGCGCTGTAGGACAGCTCTTCCAGCAGTTTTTCCATGACGGTGTACAGGCGACGGGCACCAATGTTCTCGGTACGCTCGTTGACTTCGAAGGCCAGCTCGGCCAGACGCTGGATACCGTCGGGACGGAAATCCAGTTGCACGTCTTCGGTGCCCAGCAAAGCGGCGTATTGCTTGGTCAGCGAGGCGTCCGTGGTCGACAGAATCTGTACAAAATCCTGGGCGCTCAGCGATTCGAGTTCTACACGGATAGGGAAACGGCCTTGCAGTTCAGGAATCAGATCCGATGGGCGGGACAGGTGGAACGCGCCCGAGGCAATGAACAGAATGTGGTCGGTACGCACTACACCGTATTTGGTGGTGACGTTCGTGCCTTCTACCAAAGGCAGCAGGTCGCGCTGCACGCCTTGGCGGGACACATCGCCGCCGCTGCCCTGGCTCTCGCCACGTGCGGTGATCTTGTCGATCTCGTCCAGGAACACAATGCCGTTCTGCTCGGCGTTGGCCACTGCAGCCGTGCGCAAATCGTCTTCATTGACGCGACGGGCCGCTTCTTCTTCGGTCAGTTGCTTGAAGGCTTCCTTGACCGTCAGCTTGCGAGCCTTGGTTTTTTCCTGGCCCATACCGGAGAACATGCCGCGCAGTTGCTCGGTCATCTCTTCCATGCCGGGAGGGGCCATGATTTCCATGCGAGGCATGGCCTGGGCCATCTCGATTTCAATCTCGGTATCGTCCAGCTTGCCTTCACGCAGGCGCTTGCGGAACACCTGACGGGCAGAGTTGTCCTCACGCTGGGGCTGACCGTGGGCATCGCGCGAGGGCGGCACCAGCACGTCCAGAATGCGGTCTTCAGCCGCTTCCTCGGCCTGGGTGCGCACACGGCGCATTTCGACTTCGCGGGTTTGCTTGACCGAAATATCCACCAGATCGCGGATGATGGTTTCAACGTCGCGGCCTACATAGCCCACTTCCGTGAACTTGGTGGCTTCGACCTTGATGAAAGGGGCATTGGCCAGCTTGGCCAGACGACGGGCGATTTCGGTTTTACCCACGCCGGTGGGGCCGATCATCAGAATGTTCTTGGGGACGATTTCGCTGCGCAGGGGCTCGGCAACCTGCTGGCGGCGCCAGCGATTGCGCAGGGCCACGGCCACGGAGCGCTTGGCCTTGCCCTGGCCAACGATATGCTTGTCCAGTTCGGAGACGATTTCTCCGGGAGTCATATTAGGTGTAGACATGGTGGTGTATCCGGCTGTCAGAGTGTTTCGACGATATGGTTCTGGTTGGTGTAGATGCACAGATCACCTGCGATCTCCAACGATTTCTTGACGATGTCGGCAGGAGCCATATCGGTGTTTTGCAGCAAGGCCATGGCGGCAGATTGGGCATAGGAGCCGCCCGAGCCGATGGCGGCCAGGCCATGTTCGGGTTCGAGCACGTCGCCATTGCCGGTCAGCACCAGCGTGTGCTCCTTGTCCGCCACCAGCAGCATGGCTTCCAGACGGCGCAGAACGCGGTCGGTGCGCCAGTCGCGCGTCAGTTCGACGGCGGCGCGCAGCAGGTTGCCCTGGTGCTTTTCCAGCTTCGCTTCAAAGCGCTCTTGCAAGGTGAATGCGTCGGCCGTCGCACCGGCAAAGCCGGCCAGGATGCTGTCGTTGTACAAACGGCGAATCTTGCGGGCCGTGCCCTTGATGACAATATTGCCCAGGGTGACCTGACCATCGCCGCCAATGGCGACCTGATCTCCGCGGCGTACACAGACAATAGTAGTGGCGTGAAATTGTTCCATGATTTCCTTCCTTTAAGGTTCCCATCTGGGGGTCGGGTCGGAAATTTCAAGCGCATGACAGCAGGAAGTTTTTACCGACTGAGCGTCGTTCCTGAAAACCGTGTTGGTCGTATCGAATTTCCTGTCTCAGTTGACTGTTCTTCAATACGGGGAAAAAGCGTCAGCGTAATTCCGGACGGGTCAGACTCCACAAAAAAGCCCGCCAGAATGATCGGGCGGGCTTTTTATCAGGGTGATGGGCGTGGCAGCCTATCAATCCCCAAACATCTTTTGACGCTTCTCGCGACGCTCCTGGGCTTCCAGAGACAGGTTAGCCGTAGGACGTGCCAGCAAACGGGGCAGGCCGATAGGCTCGCCGGTTTCCTCACACCAGCCGTATTCGCCCGAATCGATCAGGGCGATGGACTGTTGCACTTTCTTGAGCAGCTTGCGTTCGCGATCGCGGGTGCGCAGCTCCAGAGCGTGTTCTTCTTCGATCGTGGCACGGTCAGCCGGGTCAGGAACGAACTGGGTTTCACGCAGGTTTTCCGTTGTGGCACCCGCATTGGCCAGAATGTCTTGCTCCAGCTGGCGCAAGCGGTGCTTGAAAAACCCCAGCTGGGCGGCGTTCATGTAGTCTGACTCAGGCATCGCCAAAAGCTCCTGCTCGGTCAGCAGGGTTGTAGTACTGTCATGTGACTTAGTTGCCATGATGCTTACCTCTTGTTGACGTCTGGGAGCCTGTAACTGTCGTCACGCGCAATCGCTCCGCATTTACTGAATAATTAATTCAAACCAGGCAATTCTCCAGGCCCTGGGTGAATATGTCTTGTGGCAATTTGCGGCCAATAAAGACCAGCTTGGTGCCTTTTTTATCTTTGGCCAGCCAGGCATTGCCAGGCTCGGCGCTCATCATCATGTGTACGCCTTGGAACAGCATACGGCGATTGATGCCCTTCAGATACAAAATGCCCTTGTAGCGCATCAGATCTGGTCCAAATACCTGGACAATGCCCGACAGGAAGTCTTCCAGACGCTCGGGGTCGAAAGGACGGTCCGAACGGAACACGAAAGCCCCGATCTCGTCGTTGTGAGCGGCGTGCTGGTGGTGATGATGATGGTGATCGTGTCCGCAGCCCGGACCGCACTCGTCGTCATCGCCATGGGCATGATCGTGGTGGTGATCATGGCCGTCTGCCGCATCGGGGTGCTGCTCTGCCAGGAATTGTGGATCAATGTCCAAAATGGAATTCAGGTTGAAACCGCTGACTTCCAGCAAATCCTTGATGTCGGTTTCACCGAAGTGAACCGGCGTAATCGTGGCTCGCGGGTTGATGCGGACCAGACGGGCGCGCAGGGCCTCGTAATCCACATCGTTGACCAGATCTTTTTTGGAGATCAGCAAGCGGTCCGCAAAACCAACCTGTTTTTGGGCTTCTTCTTGTTGGTCCAGTGTGGCCATGCCGTGTTTGGCATCCACTACCGTGATGACCGCGTCCAGCCGATAGTAGTCGGCAATATCATCGTCCATGAAGAAGGTCTGGCAGACCGGGCCGGGGTTAGCCATGCCGGTGGTCTCGATGATGACGCGCTCGAACTTCAGTTCGCCCGCCTGGCGGCGTACGCGCAAATCGTTCAGGGTGCGCATCAGGTCGCCACGCACGGTGCAGCATACGCAGCCGTTGCTCAGCTCGACGATTTCTTCCTGGGAATCTTGCACCAGCAATTCATTGTCGATGCCTTCAGGCCCGAACTCGTTTTCGATGACGGCAATGCGTCGACCGTGATATTCGCTCAGGATGCGCTTGAGCAGCGTGGTTTTGCCAGCGCCCAAAAAACCAGTCAGAACAGTGACTGGAACCATGTTTTTCAGATCTGATGCCGCGTTCATAAACATGCCTCGCAGTGGCGGGCGAAAGGTACAAGGCACGGCACCAACCGCGGCTTCCTGCACCCATCTGCTCCGCACGAAAACAACGTGCGATTACATCACAGCCTTGCCTGTTGGGCAAACGGTGATCTGTAAAAATTCACAGAGGTTTGCCAATAGATCGGGGAATATATACTGATTGGCGGCAAAATACCACGTTTTAGGGGGCAGATAAGGGTTTTCGCTCGTTTTTAGCCGCAACGCAACGTTGGCACAGGCCGCGCAATTCAGTTTCGTGGCCGGACAGGGCAAAGCCTGCTCCGCGCACACAGTCAGCCAGCCTTTGGCTCAGGTCCGGGGCGCACAGTTCCACCACGGTGCCGCACTGGGTGCAGACAATCAGCAAATCGTGGGGGTGGCCACCGGCATCCACACAGGCCGTCCAGGCATTGACGGCATCCAGACGGTGGATCAGACCTTCTTCAGTCAGAAAGTCCAGGGCGCGGTAAACGGTAGGGGGCTTGGCGCCGGGTTGAAACTCGCGAACCAGATCCAGCAGTTCGTAGGCGCGCAAACTGCGCTGGGCCTGAATCAGGATTTCCAGCACCTGGCGGCGAATTGAAGTCAGCCGTTTACCGCGTTCCAGACAGAGCTGTTCAGCGGTAGCAAGCTGATCTTCAATGGCGTTGGGCGTAAGAATATGTACAGGCATGGCGCTTGATAGGGTGTTTGTTATGTTATAACATCTTTGGAAAAATTAAATTCCCAATCTAGCCGCATTATCCCTGTTTCATGTCCTGTTCTCAATTTTCCTCGACTTCCCGTAGTCCGGCGCCGCGCCGTTCGCTCTTGCTGGCCTCGGCCGGGCAGCGCGTACTGGGCGCTTTGTGCGTGGCAGGAGCCCTGTGGCTGCTGACCGCCTGGGCATTGGGCGCGTGGTAAGGGCATGACATCCAATCAAACCCTGATCGAACTCGATCATGTCGCGCTGGGCTGGAAAGACAAAATCGCCCTGCGTGATATCAGCGGCTGTTTTACCCGAGGCTCCTTGACGGCCATCGTCGGGCCCAACGGTGCCGGTAAATCCACCTTGCTCAAAGGGCTGACCGGGCAGATCAATCCCCTGAAAGGGCGCATTGCGGTCGATAGCGGTTTTCTGGATCAACTGGCCTTGTTGCCGCAAATGGGCGATCTGGACAAAAGCTTTCCGGTAACGGTTCATGACCTGGTCGCTATGGGAGCCTGGAAGCGCGTTGGAGCCTGGGGCGGTTTTCCCAAAGCAGAGCACGAACGCATTGGCCATGCGCTGGAGCAGGTGGGGTTGGCCGACTTTGCGCGTCGCTCCATTGGCACCTTGTCGGGTGGTCAGTTACAGCGCGCCTTGTTTGCCCGCATGATCATGCAGGACGCCCAGATCCTCTTGCTGGACGAGCCTTTTGCCGCAGTGGACCGGGCAACCTCGGATGAATTGATGAAGCTGATTCTGGACTGGCACCAACAGGGCCGTACCGTGATGGCCGTGCTGCATGATCTGGATATGGTGCGTAGCTGTTTTCCGCAAACCGTGCTGCTTGCCGGGCAGGTGGTGGGCTGGGGTGAAACCGAGGCGGTGCTGACTCCGGAGAACCTGCATCTGGCTCGCCATTTGTGTGCGGGGGACTACCTATGATGGCGCTGATTGATGTGCTGTTTGGCCCCTTCATGGACTTTGGTTTCATGAAGCGCGCGCTGGCCGGTTCGTTTGCCCTGGCCGCAGCGGCCGGGCCTTTGGGTGTGTTTCTGGTGCTGCGCCGCATGAGCCTGATGGGCGATGCGATGGCACATGCCATCCTGCCCGGTGTGGCGGTGGGTTTTCTGACGGCCGGCCTGTCTTTAAGTGCGATGGCCATAGGCGGCATGATTACCGGCCTGGTCGTGGCCTTGCTGGCCGGTCTGGTGGCCCGCCTGACACCACAACGGGAGGACGCCAGTTTTGCGGCTTTCTATCTGGTGTCACTGGGGCTGGGGGTGCTGCTGGTGTCGCTGCGCGGCTCCAATATGGATTTGATTCATGTGCTGTTTGGCACGGTGCTGGGGCTGGATGACGCATCTTTGCTGCTGGTCACCAGCAGCACGACGATCACGCTGATTATTCTGGCCCTGGTGTTTCGACCTCTGGTGCTGGAGTGCATGGACCCGATCTTTCTGCGCACCCAGGGCGGGCGCGGTTCCGTGGTTCACATGCTGTTCTTGTTCATGCTGGTCATCACGCTGGTGGCTGGCTTCCAGGTTCTGGGGACCTTGATGGTAGTGGGGATCATGATGCTGCCCGCTGCCTCCGCCCGGTTCTGGGTGTATTCCGTAGGTCGACAAATGCTGGTGGCGGCCTTGCTGGGCATGATCAGCGCCTATCTGGGGCTGCTGTTCTCGTATTACTACAACGTACCGGCTTCGCCCGCGATTATTCTGGCGGCCGGCGCGTTCTATTTTCTTTCTATCACCCTTGGCCCCCAAGGCGGTTTGCTGCGTGC encodes:
- a CDS encoding LysR family transcriptional regulator, which encodes MSTNNLTSLMSDMVVFVKVVETGSFSEASRQLGYTPSAVSRSIARLEKGLGTRVLQRTTRKLRLSDSGQAIYEHARDMLSCAQAAMEISGQFQTEPEGQIRLSVPKAVGHFLIHPHMPDFLAAHPKVNVLMNLDDRYADLIDDQLDLAIRITDQPPPGLMGRHLTDIRHGLYASPAYLAEHSLPVHPQQLREHSCIYLGEAPSDSRWRFNKGGRVLNVSVSGRYAANHTGVRLDAVERGLGIGSLPCFVAKEPEQEGRIVRVLADWEFRTQYCGALWALYPPTRHLPPKLRLFVEFLAGRLGGSRTDVLRMPF
- a CDS encoding carboxymuconolactone decarboxylase family protein encodes the protein MARLPYADLTAPDAAPLVEQIIAERGSVLHLYQMLLHSPPIAQGWLNHLTGIRHNSSLPGDLRELVIMRVALLNRAPYEADQHAPIALAEGLSQAQLDALPDWQDSDVFTPIQCAVLAYTDAMTLNVQVEPTVFQDVRQYFDERLTVELTATIATYNMVSRFLEALHIHSDDSR
- a CDS encoding aspartate aminotransferase family protein; amino-acid sequence: MTHVFHRNPKQTLPYAVEGDGIHIVDSNGKAYIDASGGAAVSCLGHSHPVVIAAIKQQLDQLAYAHTSFFSSQAAEDLADFLTSRSPGDLDHVYFLSGGSEAVEASLKLARQYFVEIGQPERHIFIARRQSYHGNTLGALAIGGNEWRRKPFLPLLAPAQHVSPCYPYRDQRSDESAEQYADRLAQELDDMIQSLGPQNVAAFVGETVVGATAGALAPVGDYWKKIRQVCDKHGVLLILDEVMSGMGRTGYLFACEEDGVVPDIMAIAKGLGAGYQPIGAMLASDRIYQAILNGSGFFQHGHTYMGHATACAGALAVQQVIEQDQLLENVRQRGEQLRRELHQALDSHPNVGNIRGRGLFVGVELVQDKASKQALDPGLKTHAKIKQHAFSQGLMLYPMGGTIDGVHGDHILLAPPFICTESDIHEIVKRLTQTIEHILPR
- a CDS encoding MurR/RpiR family transcriptional regulator, producing the protein MNSLSTLTERIQAAFATMSPQFQQSARYVLDHADQVPLMSMRQLAAQAQVQPATLLRFAQSLGFGGWAEFKAVFTQALHGQGVRRYADQARAVVRNRNKEDRLAQTLTAQMDNLALLREVNEARLPQAVELLNKAKRVFVAGFRASFAPAFSFHYQYRLFRPSIGLLRGESGTLDMDLRALQKGDVLVLFGFAPYSQEAVLAHGAARQADAQILAICDSLLAPIAQQADATLLFGTDSPSFFPSLVAAQALVEVLLEQVLAKAGSRAVSGIELVENQLHQSGAYWK
- a CDS encoding C45 family autoproteolytic acyltransferase/hydolase; this encodes MAKLSYLELSGGPKEIGHSLGRFGAPAVHAYLLNSAAWQGIMQSKGTAVASQLAQYTERYFPRIWTELQGLALGLELPFEDVFLWNCRGDLWAMAPDGCTTVQMPAQGEPRLVHNEDGDPGFAGYCGVAKFIPDSGMSFVSFLYPASLPGHSFAVTQAGLAMTVNNVRARHVAPGVPRMVLTRAMLDQPDLDQAVGILQDHPRSGAFHLSLAQRGDPRLLSVEFSAEAVSVQTIEQNRLHANHALHPSMQGFEQRITRSSELRQERGDELLAQAGAELDPLKVLADQHHAEFPIWRCDPADSDAENTLATVDIQVGSLSLKWQVYEDPTDQPALKFADITRIDPA
- a CDS encoding cob(I)yrinic acid a,c-diamide adenosyltransferase; the encoded protein is MSTRLSIISTRTGDDGTTGLGDGSRLPKTAPLIHALGDVDELNSHIGVLRSMALPEAIDTLLSDIQHDLFDMGAELCIPGHQVIGSTHVERLDQAIRHYNEPLGILKEFILPGGSPAAAQTHVLRCVARRAERSVVAVPSESLPQDGPRLYLNRLSDLLFVLARTLNRHAGRSDVLWEPKRHEQKKD
- a CDS encoding GNAT family N-acetyltransferase — translated: MSEFIKGYVLRPATPADIPAILGLMRDMAAFEKLEHIFKASAESLRNSFFSDEPSAYCLVITPEDQPETPISYIMWFYNYSSFLDRRGIYLEDLYIDPAHRKHGLGAAALRHLAQMAVAQGCGRLEWVVLDWNQNAIDFYKYQGAQVLEDWRVVRVTGDALVNMAQGTPTPVDN